The genomic interval GTCACAAACAGGATACTAGCCCCAACCCTCCCTGCAAACTGAGGAAAGAGAACTCAAATGAAGGATGcaaattccaaataaaaatatctcatgTCTCAAGAAGAATGACACAGCACACTGAGGCCTGGGGGTGACGATGAGGCTGGTGTTCTGAAATGATCAGGATCAAAGTTACTTCTGCAGCAAGAGCTCCTTTTTGCCACCTCCAACGTCTGCTTTTACTTTTGTGCCTAGGTGAAGTGTTGATTCCTAGAAAACCGTCTGAAATTTGTGACATTAAAGCAGTCTTAAAGGTAAATGTAAGCAGTCCTAAAGGTAAACGGTTCTCAAAGTACCTgagtccccccccccaacctctcccAGCCCCCGCAAAAAAGGTGGTAATGGTGGTTAAGAGAGAATCACCACTGTCTTGCTTCCAGCAATCAACCAGGAACTAGTTCAGGTTAGAGGCATCTTGGTGAGCAGCAGCCCCTTGTCATATAACATGGTTGCCAAGGAAAGCTGGTCCTCCACAGTGTCACAGGGCAGGTCCCCTACTCTCACAAACTCTGGGTAGGAGCGGAGCAAGAGTTCCATGGCATCAGCTTGCTGAGGGTATATCTCCAAGCACTTGGGCTCCTCCAGATGATAAACACGGGAGTTCTCCACTGTGTAATAGAGAAACAAatggcctccctcccccaccagccgGGCTATCCCATCCTGAAGCATGTGCACCTCCGTTTCTGTTGTCAACTGGGCCCCCACGTTCACAGGTTCGCCAGCCTCCCAGCGAATTGGGAGCCCGTAAACACTGAGCGCCCTCTCCCTATCAGTCAGCACAGGGGGCAGAGAGTCGTGGATGAAGTCTTTGGCTCGCTGGTCAGCCACAGCATCGACAGGGGCAAAGTGTCCCAAGCGGGCAACCAGGACTCGCACCTTCTCCATGAAAGCCGTTCTTCGTGGATCCTTAGAATCCGAGTGCTGGGCCCCCATGTAATCCATGAAGTCTCGCGGGAGACCCCTTCGGAACTCTACATTTTCTTCCATGGCAGCTTGCACTGCCAGAGGCAGTACGGCCTCCAGGAAGTCGCCCCAGGTATTGCGCTGGTACGTGGACAAGGTGAGGTGCAGGGAGTGCACTCCATCCTGGCATTCGGCTTGGTGGATGAAGCCCCGAGGAAAATAGAGCAAATCTCCAGGTTCCAGCACGGTCTGCAGCACCGGCTCCCCGAGGTCGTCCTGGCTGAAGTTGGGGCTGGAGGTCAGCGCCAGCTCCTCCGTCGGGACCCGGGGGCGGTAGACGCGCCAGAGCTTCCTACCTTCCAGCTGCAGCACAAAAGCCTCGATGTCGTCGTAGTGAGGGGCAAAGCCCTGCGAGTTGGGGGGCGTGAGGTAAATGTTGGAGCCTGCCATGCTGCCAAACTGCTCCTGGAGCACAGCCAAGAACTGCCACACGGTGGTCGAGAAGGCCTGCGGGCAGAGGAGGCGCAGGGAGCAGCCGGCCTGGTACAGGGACCAGGCTGCGGCGGGCAGCGCGCGGCCGGGCGGGTTCAGGGTCTCGCGCCGCCCGTTCACGTAGCGAGCAGCGTCCAGGTGCTGCCCGAACTGCACGTCCTCGTGGCGCAGCATGGAGTCCAGGTCTGCGGTGGAGAAAAGCCCCTGGTAGTAGGCGGGGTCCTGCCGCCGCACCAGCACCGCCTCCCGCTCCCACAGGCGCCGGTAGAAGTGGTCCGGCGGCATGGGCGAGATGAGCCACTCGAAGAGGcgcgccgcccgccgccggcTGCTTGGGATGCGGTTCAGCTCGGCCAGGACGCGCTGCAGCGGGGAGTCCCAGGCCAGCTCCCCGCCCGTGCTGTCCACCTGTGGCCCGGACAGCGTGGCGGGGGCTGCGGACGGCGGGGCGGCCGCCAAGTGCTGGCCACTGCACAGCAGGGCCGAGGTTTCCACCACGCGGGCGGGCGCGGCGGGCACGTCCACCAGGCGCGCGGGCGGCGCGGAAGCCGGCACCAGGCGCGCGGGCAGGGCGGGCGCCTCCACCAGGCGGGCCGGCGGGGTTTGCGCCTCCACCAGGCGGGCGGGCGGGGTTTGCCCCTCCGCCAGGGAGCGAGGGGTTTGGAGGGAGCGAGCCGCGGGCGAGGCCTCCAGCAGCTCTGCAGGCCCCAGGTGGCCATACGGCTCTCGCCGGGCCGCATCGGGGATGGCCGCCGCCCCACCAGGCAGCGGGTCCCCCTGATCATCTACCGCCGACTCCACCCTCGAGTCCTCCGAGTCCTCGCTGGGCAGCGTCTGGGCCCTCAGTGCGGCCATGCGGGATGCCACGCTTCTCCTTAGCTGCCTTCGGATTTTCCTGGGCCTTAGGGGCAGGGCCAGCACCGACCCGCTGTGTGGCTGCGACTGGCGCCGGCGTCTCAACCTCCCGCGCCTCAGCAGCCCGGTGCTGGCCCGGAGCCCGTCCATGGCGGGAACCCCTTCGGAGGCCGGCCGGCCTGGGTGGAAAGGATCTCGCGGAGAGCGGCTGCGAGGCACGCTGGGAAGGGGGCGCGGCCTCCCGGCTGGCCACGCCTCCCATTCTCTCACCGGGCGCCTCCCGCTCGCCCTGCGGGCAGTACCCGGCTTCTCTCCGGAGTAGCGGTGTCCCTCGCGAATTTGTAAGGGCTCCACATTTGCTGGgcaatttaaaaaccaaactgcTGGGGACTCCGGGAGAAAGAACGTTGTCTTCTTTATtaactcttctttccttctttaatctCTGTGTCCTGGAGTGTTCCCAAGACGTCCTCATTTCTGAGCAGCGTGCTCCCTAGCAACTTTGCACGGGAAAGCACACAATTCTTATTTTCACAGAATGTCCTTGGGCAAAGATCGAGATTCCTCAGGCAAAGTTCACGCCTCGGTTCCACCGGCTCTTCTTTCTCAGCAGATGATGTCGCTGACTCCCTAATTTCCTAACTTCCTTTGACCAATACAAAAATCTCAgccttttgggggtggggggagtccctggctgtgagttcaagccccacgctgggggtggagcctacctttaaaaaaaaaaagaatgcaaggatATACAGAATGTCAGTCATTGGCCTCTCTGTGATATGGGAAAGAAGTTATGAGCTTTTCTACTTGCGTTCTCGATATCTGCCCTTTCCACCCATGTGGAGTTTTGTTGCATTAGCTTGGGCTTCTCGCCTCAGAATCTTCTATCACACCTTCTTTGAATCCTAAATTGACCTCTTAGTTCTGAGCCTCTCGTTT from Mustela erminea isolate mMusErm1 chromosome 5, mMusErm1.Pri, whole genome shotgun sequence carries:
- the RIOX1 gene encoding ribosomal oxygenase 1, producing MDGLRASTGLLRRGRLRRRRQSQPHSGSVLALPLRPRKIRRQLRRSVASRMAALRAQTLPSEDSEDSRVESAVDDQGDPLPGGAAAIPDAARREPYGHLGPAELLEASPAARSLQTPRSLAEGQTPPARLVEAQTPPARLVEAPALPARLVPASAPPARLVDVPAAPARVVETSALLCSGQHLAAAPPSAAPATLSGPQVDSTGGELAWDSPLQRVLAELNRIPSSRRRAARLFEWLISPMPPDHFYRRLWEREAVLVRRQDPAYYQGLFSTADLDSMLRHEDVQFGQHLDAARYVNGRRETLNPPGRALPAAAWSLYQAGCSLRLLCPQAFSTTVWQFLAVLQEQFGSMAGSNIYLTPPNSQGFAPHYDDIEAFVLQLEGRKLWRVYRPRVPTEELALTSSPNFSQDDLGEPVLQTVLEPGDLLYFPRGFIHQAECQDGVHSLHLTLSTYQRNTWGDFLEAVLPLAVQAAMEENVEFRRGLPRDFMDYMGAQHSDSKDPRRTAFMEKVRVLVARLGHFAPVDAVADQRAKDFIHDSLPPVLTDRERALSVYGLPIRWEAGEPVNVGAQLTTETEVHMLQDGIARLVGEGGHLFLYYTVENSRVYHLEEPKCLEIYPQQADAMELLLRSYPEFVRVGDLPCDTVEDQLSLATMLYDKGLLLTKMPLT